The following are from one region of the Silurus meridionalis isolate SWU-2019-XX chromosome 25, ASM1480568v1, whole genome shotgun sequence genome:
- the eif4e1b gene encoding eukaryotic translation initiation factor 4E-1B isoform X1 yields MAACAVQLMDKRPRKLVEKKETPVVFVKKVLHARHPLQNRWALWFYKNDKSKMWQDNLRLITKFDTVEDFWGLYHNIQKASKLSSGCDYSVFKDGIEPMWEDRSNKCGGRWLITLSKQQRHSDLDRYWLETLLCLMGEGFGSYSRDVCGAVINVRAKGDKIAVWTTNTENAEAVTYIGRKYKESLGLPAKLVIGYQAHADTATKSNSIAKNKFVV; encoded by the exons ATGGCGGCTTGTGCGGTTCAGTTG ATGGACAAACGGCCCCGGAAGCTTGTAGAGAAAAAAGAGACCCCAGTGGTGTTTGTGAAAAAAGTTCTGCATGCAAGACATCCGTTACAAAACCG GTGGGCCTTGTGGTTCTACAAGAACGATAAGAGCAAAATGTGGCAAGATAATCTGAGACTCATCACCAAGTTTGATACTGTTGAGGATTTTTGGGG GTTGTACCATAACATTCAGAAGGCCAGTAAACTCTCGTCAGGGTGCGACTATTCAGTGTTCAAG GATGGAATCGAGCCCATGTGGGAGGACAGAAGCAATAAATGCGGCGGCCGTTGGCTCATTACGCTCTCCAAACAGCAGAGACACTCTGATCTCGACCGCTATTGGCTGGAGACG CTGCTGTGCCTCATGGGTGAGGGTTTTGGCTCCTACAGTAGAGACGTCTGCGGTGCGGTCATTAACGTTCGTGCCAAAGGAGACAAAATCGCCGTCTGGACGACAAACACAGAGAACGCGGAGGCTGTCACGTATATCGG gcGGAAATATAAAGAGAGTCTCGGCCTTCCAGCGAAGCTTGTGATTGGATATCAGGCTCACGCAGACACGGCCACCAAAAGTAACTCCATCGCCAAGAACAAATTTGTTGTCTGA
- the eif4e1b gene encoding eukaryotic translation initiation factor 4E-1B isoform X2 yields MAACAVQLMDKRPRKLVEKKETPVVFVKKVLHARHPLQNRWALWFYKNDKSKMWQDNLRLITKFDTVEDFWGVVRVLSSQLPPPFLPFFPAGCTITFRRPVNSRQGATIQCSRMESSPCGRTEAINAAAVGSLRSPNSRDTLISTAIGWRRCCASWVRVLAPTVETSAVRSLTFVPKETKSPSGRQTQRTRRLSRISGGNIKRVSAFQRSL; encoded by the exons ATGGCGGCTTGTGCGGTTCAGTTG ATGGACAAACGGCCCCGGAAGCTTGTAGAGAAAAAAGAGACCCCAGTGGTGTTTGTGAAAAAAGTTCTGCATGCAAGACATCCGTTACAAAACCG GTGGGCCTTGTGGTTCTACAAGAACGATAAGAGCAAAATGTGGCAAGATAATCTGAGACTCATCACCAAGTTTGATACTGTTGAGGATTTTTGGGG TGTGGTGCGGGTGCTGAGCTCTCAGCTTCCTCCACCATTCCTTCCCTTCTTTCCTGCAGGTTGTACCATAACATTCAGAAGGCCAGTAAACTCTCGTCAGGGTGCGACTATTCAGTGTTCAAG GATGGAATCGAGCCCATGTGGGAGGACAGAAGCAATAAATGCGGCGGCCGTTGGCTCATTACGCTCTCCAAACAGCAGAGACACTCTGATCTCGACCGCTATTGGCTGGAGACG CTGCTGTGCCTCATGGGTGAGGGTTTTGGCTCCTACAGTAGAGACGTCTGCGGTGCGGTCATTAACGTTCGTGCCAAAGGAGACAAAATCGCCGTCTGGACGACAAACACAGAGAACGCGGAGGCTGTCACGTATATCGG gcGGAAATATAAAGAGAGTCTCGGCCTTCCAGCGAAGCTTGTGA
- the casr gene encoding extracellular calcium-sensing receptor — MRFHFKFCLHYLVLLAFNDRVFSYGPHQRAQKTGDILLGGLFPIHFRVASNDQDLAAKPESTECVRYNFRGFRWLQAMIFAIEEINNSSTLLPNITLGYRIFDTCNTVSKALEASLSFVAQNKIDSLNLDGFCNCTGNIPSTIALVGACGSAVSTAVADLVGLFYIPQISYASSSRLLSNKNQYKSFMRTIPTDEYQAIGMAAIIDHFQWNWVIAIASDDEYGRPGIEKFENEMFERDICIDLNVLISQYLEEAEIIHIADQIQNSSAKVIVVFASGPDVEPLVKEMVRRNITDRVWLASEAWALSSLVAKPEYLDVMGGTIGFALQAGQIPGFKEFLQQVHPKKSLHNEFVREFWEETFNCYLEDSVRKEDSENSSAGFRPLCTGDEDITSVETPYLDYTHLRISYNVYVAVYAIAEALQDILTCTPGRGLFANGSCADIRKVEAWQVLKQLRHLKFQNSMGERVRFDESSELSANYTIMNWHRSPADGSVVFREVGYYSVHGKKGAKLSIDKTKILWNGYLTEVPFSNCSEECEPGTRKGIIEGKPTCCFECTECSDGEYSEYKDASFCTKCPNNSWSNGNHTSCFLKEIEFLAWSEPFGIALTLLTVLGILLTSFVIGVFVRFRNTPIVKASNRELSYLLLFSLICCFSSSLVFIGEPQDWTCRLRQPAFGISFVLCISCILVKTNRVLLVFEAKIPTSLHRKWWGLNLQFLLVFLFTFVQVMICVVWLYNAPPASYRNYDIDEIIFITCNEGSMMALGFLIGYTCLLAGICFFFAFKSRKLPENFTEAKFITFSMLIFFIVWISFVPAYFSTYGKFVSAVEVIAILASSFSLLACIFFNKVYIILFKPCRNTIEEVRSCTAAHAFKAAAKATLRQSSAFRKRSSSVGGSSASSPSSSICLKTNEAATPTGQRWSQRPRVSFESGTMSLSLTFEEARKN, encoded by the exons ATGAGGTTTCATTTCAAGTTCTGTCTGCACTACTTGGTGCTGTTGGCTTTTAACGACAGAGTTTTTTCGTACGGCCCTCATCAGAGAGCTCAGAAAACAGGGGATATCCTGCTGGGGGGATTGTTCCCTATACACTTCAGAGTCGCCTCGAACGACCAGGACTTGGCGGCTAAACCAGAATCTACAGAGTGTGTAAG GTATAATTTCCGTGGGTTTCGTTGGCTCCAGGCCATGATTTTTGCCATTGAGGAAATCAACAACAGTTCTACTCTTTTACCCAACATCACCCTGGGGTACCGCATATTCGACACCTGTAACACCGTCTCCAAAGCGCTGGAGGCCTCGCTGAGCTTCGTGGCTCAGAATAAGATCGACTCTCTGAACTTGGACGGGTTTTGTAACTGCACCGGGAACATCCCGTCCACTATTGCCTTGGTCGGAGCGTGCGGTTCGGCGGTTTCTACAGCCGTCGCTGATCTCGTCGGTCTCTTCTACATCCCACAG ATCAGCTATGCATCATCGAGTCGCCTTCTAAGCAACAAGAACCAGTACAAGTCTTTTATGAGGACCATTCCGACTGATGAGTATCAGGCTATCGGCATGGCGGCCATCATCGATCACTTCCAGTGGAACTGGGTCATCGCGATCGCTTCGGATGATGAGTACGGCCGCCCCGGGATCGAGAAATTCGAGAACGAGATGTTCGAGAGGGACATCTGCATCGACCTCAATGTGCTGATCTCTCAGTACCTGGAAGAAGCAGAGATTATCCACATTGCTGACCAAATCCAGAACTCCAGCGCTAAAGTCATTGTGGTATTTGCTAGTGGGCCGGATGTCGAGCCACTGGTAAAGGAAATGGTAAGGCGTAACATCACGGATCGCGTATGGTTAGCGAGTGAAGCCTGGGCTCTGTCGAGCCTCGTGGCCAAACCCGAATACTTGGATGTCATGGGTGGGACGATCGGCTTTGCTCTGCAGGCAGGACAAATCCCCGGATTCAAGGAGTTCCTGCAGCAGGTGCATCCGAAAAAATCCCTGCATAACGAGTTTGTGCGAGAGTTTTGGGAAGAGACGTTTAACTGTTACCTGGAGGACAGCGTGAGGAAGGAGGACAGCGAGAACAGCAGTGCGGGATTCCGGCCACTTTGCACGGGTGATGAGGACATCACGAGCGTGGAGACGCCTTACCTGGACTACACTCACCTGAGAATCTCCTATAACGTCTACGTGGCTGTGTACGCCATAGCTGAAGCTCTGCAGGACATCCTTACCTGTACGCCAGGGAGAGGACTCTTTGCTAACGGGTCCTGTGCAGATATTCGGAAGGTGGAAGCATGGCAG gTTTTGAAGCAGTTGAGGCATCTGAAGTTCCAGAACAGCATGGGCGAGAGAGTACGCTTCGACGAGAGCAGCGAACTTTCCGCCAACTACACCATCATGAACTGGCACCGTTCTCCTGCCGACGGCTCGGTGGTCTTCAGGGAGGTCGGCTACTACAGCGTTCATGGCAAAAAAGGTGCCAAACTCTCCATAGACAAAACGAAGATACTGTGGAACGGTTACTTGACTGAG GTACCATTTTCCAATTGCAGTGAGGAGTGTGAGCCCGGCACCAGGAAGGGCATCATCGAGGGGAAGCCCACCTGCTGCTTCGAGTGTACTGAGTGCTCTGATGGAGAATACAGCGAGTATAAAG ATGCCAGTTTTTGTACTAAATGCCCCAACAATTCTTGGTCCAACGGGAaccacacttcctgtttcttgaAGGAGATCGAGTTTCTGGCATGGTCGGAGCCGTTCGGGATCGCTCTGACCCTGCTCACTGTGCTCGGCATTCTCCTGACTTCCTTCGTGATCGGCGTGTTTGTGCGATTCCGGAACACACCTATAGTCAAGGCTTCGAACAGAGAGCTGTCCTACCTGCTGCTGTTCTCATTAATCTGCTGTTTCTCCAGTTCGCTGGTGTTTATTGGTGAACCTCAGGACTGGACGTGTCGTCTGCGTCAGCCTGCGTTCGGCATCAGCTTCGTCTTGTGCATCTCCTGCATCCTGGTCAAGACCAACCGGGTTCTTCTGGTGTTCGAAGCCAAGATTCCAACCAGCCTCCATCGTAAGTGGTGGGGACTGAACTTGCAGTTTCTCTTGGTGTTCCTGTTTACCTTTGTGCAGGTGATGATCTGTGTGGTGTGGTTGTACAATGCTCCACCTGCGAGCTACAGAAACTACGACATCGATGAGATCATCTTCATAACCTGCAATGAAGGCTCCATGATGGCTCTGGGCTTTCTCATCGGCTACACCTGCCTCCTGGCAGGCATCTGTTTCTTCTTCGCCTTCAAGTCTCGGAAGCTGCCGGAGAACTTCACGGAGGCCAAGTTTATCACTTTTAGCATGCTCATCTTCTTCATCGTCTGGATCTCCTTCGTCCCTGCATACTTCAGCACATATGGGAAGTTCGTCTCGGCTGTGGAGGTCATCGCCATCCTGGCGTCCAGCTTTAGCCTGCTCGCATGCATCTTCTTCAACAAGGTCTACATCATTTTGTTCAAGCCTTGCAGGAACACCATTGAGGAAGTTCGCTCCTGCACAGCGGCCCATGCCTTCAAAGCGGCTGCCAAAGCCACGCTGAGGCAAAGCTCCGCCTTCAGGAAGAGGTCCAGCAGTGTGGGCGGGTCCTCTgcctcatcaccatcctcatcgATCTGCCTGAAGACCAATGAAGCAGCCACACCCACCGGGCAGAGGTGGAGCCAGAGGCCCAGAGTGAGCTTTGAGAGTGGGACGATGAGTCTGTCACTAACTTTTGAGGAGGCgagaaaaaactaa
- the b4galt4 gene encoding beta-1,4-galactosyltransferase 4: MKAYHIATNLTWRTKYLLLLVLCACVIVWIKSHAKTSGPVLVPTSAEEHILKNRKEAQIDMEMDMEQQDEVDEEQIHEKNLCPETSPLLHGAMRLAFEPFLTLGQVEMENRGVMEGQYKPGECKARQSVAVLIPHRNREKHLLYLLKHLHPFLQRQQLHYAIYIIHQAGDAIFNRAKLLNVGYLEALKDYSWDCFIFHDVDLVPENDRNLYTCAQQPKHLVVGRNSTGYKLRYKGYFGGVSAMTKEQFSKVNGFPNTYWGWGGEDDDLRIRVQLQGMKIIRPPADVARYTMVFHKRDTGNEVNKDRMRLLGRTPQTWRQDGLNSCAYKTLSVERHTLYVNVTVDIGTPPTLRRS; encoded by the exons ATGAAAGCGTATCACATCGCAACCAATCTCACGTGGAGGACCAAGTATCTGCTCCTGCTGGTTCTCTGCGCATGTGTGATCGTATGGATCAAGTCCCACGCCAAGACCTCTGGGCCGGTCCTGGTCCCGACCTCGGCCGAGGAGCACATCCTGAAGAACAGGAAGGAGGCGCAGATCGACATGGAGATGGATATGGAGCAGCAGGATGAAGTGGACGAGGAGCAAATTCACGAAAAAAACCTATGCCCAGAAACGTCACCTCTGCTCC ACGGAGCGATGAGATTGGCGTTTGAGCCGTTTTTGACTCTGGGCCAGGTGGAGATGGAGAACAGAGGTGTGATGGAGGGACAGTATAAGCCGGGCGAGTGTAAAGCGAGGCAAAGCGTAGCCGTACTCATCCCTCACCGAAACCGAGAGAAACACCTGCTGTACCTGCTGAAACACCTCCACCCCTTTCTGCAGCGCCAGCAGCTCCACTACGCCATTTACATCATCCACCAG GCAGGCGATGCGATCTTTAACAGGGCGAAGTTGTTGAACGTCGGTTATCTGGAGGCTCTGAAGGACTACAGCTGGGATTGTTTTATCTTCCACGACGTGGATCTCGTCCCGGAAAACGATCGCAATTTGTACACGTGTGCACAGCAACCCAAACACTTAGTGGTGGGACGAAACTCCACTGGGTACAA ACTGAGATATAAAGGTTATTTCGGGGGCGTGAGCGCGATGACCAAGGAGCAGTTCTCCAAAGTGAACGGATTTCCAAACACCTACTGGGGCTGGGGAGGGGAAGATGACGACCTGCGTAtacg GGTTCAGCTGCAGGGGATGAAGATCATCCGGCCGCCTGCTGATGTCGCGCGTTACACCATGGTGTTCCACAAGAGAGACACCGGCAATGAGGTCAATAAGGACAg GATGCGTTTGCTGGGTCGGACGCCTCAGACATGGAGGCAAGACGGTCTGAACTCGTGTGCGTATAAAACTCTGTCGGTGGAGCGCCACACGCTGTACGTTAACGTCACGGTGGATATCGGAACGCCGCCGACACTGAGACGGTCCTGA